One genomic region from Spirulina subsalsa PCC 9445 encodes:
- a CDS encoding sensor histidine kinase has product MNDEIATLKAELEQAKLAYLRAAQMSQFKAGFLARTSHELRSPLNSLIGLHQLILSDLCEDPEEEREFIQQGYQAALKLLKLIDQIVDISKTEYGAIPLVLESHPISKIFSEIERLTHLQAANRSYPLTLKVPDPDFALQVDLRRVVQVLMSLVDTAIAHMGEGSLELVAQQDVSGEQGTITLTIYSPRTLWTEAVDLLQQSPETTPDAVTNFLQRAIPSPGMNLLLSVGLLETMNGHLKVVATPKPEDSNPYTQVCCVLPCP; this is encoded by the coding sequence ATGAATGATGAGATTGCGACATTAAAAGCGGAACTCGAACAAGCTAAGTTAGCCTATTTACGGGCTGCCCAGATGAGTCAGTTTAAGGCGGGTTTTTTGGCGCGGACTTCCCATGAATTGCGATCGCCTTTAAATAGTCTGATCGGCCTCCATCAGTTGATTTTGTCGGACTTATGCGAAGATCCAGAAGAGGAACGGGAATTTATCCAACAAGGCTATCAAGCGGCCTTAAAGTTACTGAAGTTAATTGATCAAATTGTCGATATTTCTAAAACGGAATACGGTGCCATCCCCCTCGTCTTAGAATCCCACCCCATCAGTAAGATTTTCAGTGAAATAGAACGCCTGACCCACTTACAAGCGGCAAATCGCAGTTATCCCCTGACGTTGAAGGTACCGGATCCTGACTTTGCGCTACAGGTAGACTTAAGGCGAGTCGTGCAGGTGCTGATGAGTTTAGTGGATACGGCGATCGCTCACATGGGGGAAGGATCCCTAGAATTAGTCGCCCAGCAGGATGTTAGCGGCGAACAGGGGACGATTACCCTCACCATATACTCCCCCCGCACCCTTTGGACTGAAGCAGTGGATCTCTTGCAACAGTCCCCCGAAACCACTCCTGACGCCGTGACCAACTTCCTCCAACGGGCGATTCCTTCCCCCGGCATGAATCTGTTATTAAGTGTTGGATTATTGGAAACCATGAATGGCCATCTAAAAGTTGTGGCCACACCTAAGCCAGAGGATAGTAACCCTTACACACAAGTTTGTTGTGTTTTACCTTGTCCGTAA
- a CDS encoding L-threonylcarbamoyladenylate synthase, producing MPEVSGLEFIRVVQRGEVVSFPTDTVPALASLPEAGQEIFTVKQRPADKPLILMGARVEDFKPYVRGSEADWAIWGEMMTRYWPGQVTLILPASDQVPPAMTPGDPQTLGLRIPDLAIAQEILAQTGPLATTSANLSGEPPLETLAEIGAAFPSVFTLSHPDVPPNAKLGNGQPSTVAKWTTTGWVILRQGNVVLSEASSDE from the coding sequence ATGCCAGAGGTCAGTGGATTGGAGTTTATCCGGGTGGTTCAACGGGGGGAGGTGGTGAGTTTCCCCACGGATACGGTTCCGGCCTTGGCCAGCTTACCGGAGGCAGGCCAGGAAATTTTTACCGTAAAACAGCGCCCGGCCGATAAACCTTTAATCCTGATGGGGGCGAGGGTGGAGGATTTTAAGCCCTATGTCCGGGGGAGTGAGGCGGATTGGGCGATCTGGGGGGAGATGATGACCCGCTATTGGCCCGGTCAAGTGACGCTGATTTTACCCGCGAGTGACCAGGTTCCCCCGGCCATGACACCGGGAGATCCCCAAACGCTGGGTCTGCGGATTCCCGACTTGGCCATTGCTCAGGAAATCCTCGCCCAAACTGGCCCCCTAGCCACTACGAGCGCCAATTTATCGGGAGAACCTCCCTTAGAGACGTTAGCAGAGATTGGGGCGGCGTTTCCCTCGGTGTTTACCCTCTCCCATCCTGACGTTCCTCCTAATGCCAAGCTGGGGAATGGACAACCGTCCACTGTGGCAAAATGGACAACAACAGGGTGGGTGATTTTGCGTCAGGGAAATGTAGTCTTGAGTGAGGCATCTTCAGATGAATGA
- a CDS encoding aminotransferase class III-fold pyridoxal phosphate-dependent enzyme — translation MPFTDNRRFKAHPRMVVGAKDMYYISDDDREILDGTAGLWCVNAGHCRPKIVEAVRQQVGRLDYAPPFRMGHPGAFELSERLIRFFPGGFDHVFFGNSGSEAVESALKIAIAYHRVRGEASRTRLIGRERGYHGVGFGGISVGGIAPVRKAFGSLLPGVDHLPHTHNLEKNAFSRGQPQWGAHLADELERLVQLHDASTIAAVIVEPVAGSTGVLIPPVGYLERLRAICDRHGILLIFDEVITAFGRLGASSATEYFGVVPDMITIAKGLTNATIPMGAVLTRPGIYEAFMNAAPENAIELAHGYTYSGHPLACAAALATLEVYEEEGLFTHAQELSTYWEESVQGLKGLPHVIDIRNLGLVAGIELESIPGKVGERATQCLIQCFERGLMIRVTGDIIALSPPLIIRPEHIDRMMEILSTVLQKVD, via the coding sequence ATGCCTTTCACCGATAATCGACGGTTTAAAGCCCATCCCCGGATGGTGGTGGGGGCAAAGGATATGTACTACATCAGTGATGATGACCGGGAGATTTTGGATGGGACGGCCGGATTGTGGTGTGTGAATGCGGGGCATTGTCGGCCGAAGATTGTGGAAGCGGTGCGGCAACAGGTGGGTCGGTTGGACTATGCGCCCCCGTTTCGCATGGGACACCCGGGAGCGTTTGAATTGTCGGAGCGTTTGATTCGCTTTTTTCCGGGGGGGTTTGATCATGTGTTTTTCGGGAATTCTGGGTCGGAAGCGGTGGAGTCGGCGCTAAAAATTGCGATCGCCTACCATCGGGTTCGGGGTGAAGCCTCTAGAACCCGCTTGATCGGACGAGAACGGGGGTATCATGGGGTAGGCTTTGGGGGAATCTCTGTCGGGGGAATTGCTCCGGTGCGGAAGGCTTTCGGTAGTTTGTTGCCGGGGGTGGATCATTTGCCCCATACCCACAATTTAGAAAAAAATGCCTTTTCTCGCGGTCAACCCCAATGGGGGGCGCATTTGGCTGATGAGTTGGAGCGCTTGGTGCAACTTCATGATGCCTCGACTATTGCGGCTGTGATTGTGGAGCCGGTGGCCGGGTCAACGGGGGTATTGATTCCCCCAGTGGGCTATTTGGAGCGTTTACGGGCGATTTGCGATCGCCACGGGATCCTCCTCATTTTTGATGAAGTCATCACCGCCTTCGGCCGTCTAGGGGCCAGCAGTGCGACGGAATATTTCGGGGTGGTACCGGATATGATCACGATAGCCAAGGGACTGACCAATGCAACGATTCCTATGGGTGCCGTGTTAACTCGTCCGGGCATTTACGAGGCTTTTATGAATGCCGCCCCCGAAAATGCCATTGAATTGGCCCACGGTTACACCTATTCGGGTCATCCCCTGGCCTGTGCGGCTGCCTTGGCGACGTTGGAGGTTTACGAGGAGGAGGGCTTATTTACCCATGCTCAGGAACTGTCTACCTACTGGGAAGAATCGGTACAGGGCTTAAAAGGACTGCCCCATGTGATTGATATTCGCAACCTTGGCTTAGTCGCCGGGATTGAGTTAGAATCGATTCCCGGTAAGGTGGGAGAACGGGCGACCCAGTGTTTAATTCAGTGTTTTGAGCGGGGCCTAATGATTCGCGTCACCGGGGATATTATCGCCCTCTCTCCCCCGTTAATCATTCGTCCGGAACACATTGACCGGATGATGGAGATTCTCTCAACAGTCTTGCAAAAGGTGGATTAG
- the argF gene encoding ornithine carbamoyltransferase — MSLQALKGRDFLRMADLSASQITDLLQVASDLKSGALTPTCSKILGLLFYKASTRTRVSFSVAMYQLGGQVIDLNPSVTQVGRGEPLSDTARVLDRYLDILAIRTFKQGDVESFANYCDIPIINALTDLEHPCQVLADLLTIQECFGRLAGQTVTFLGDGNNVAHSLLIGCAMMGMKVRVATPPEYKPDPAIVSSAQELAAPGAEIIITEDPIAAVEGSHVLYTDVWASMGQEDLAASRIPIFQPYQINRSLLEKADSQAIVLHCLPAHRGEEITEDVIESSQSKVWDQAENRMHAQKALMACLLGIID; from the coding sequence ATGAGTTTACAAGCATTGAAAGGACGCGATTTTCTGCGGATGGCCGATTTAAGCGCCAGTCAAATTACAGACCTTTTGCAAGTCGCCTCCGACCTGAAAAGTGGGGCATTAACCCCCACCTGTTCTAAAATTCTCGGATTATTGTTTTATAAAGCCTCCACACGCACCCGCGTTAGTTTTTCCGTTGCCATGTATCAACTCGGAGGACAAGTCATTGATTTGAACCCCAGTGTGACTCAAGTCGGACGAGGAGAACCCCTGTCCGACACCGCCAGAGTCTTAGACCGTTATCTGGATATCTTGGCCATCCGTACCTTTAAACAGGGGGACGTAGAAAGTTTTGCTAACTATTGCGACATTCCCATTATTAATGCTTTAACTGACCTTGAACATCCCTGTCAAGTTTTAGCGGATTTGTTGACGATTCAGGAGTGTTTTGGTCGTTTAGCGGGTCAAACCGTTACCTTTTTAGGAGATGGCAATAATGTAGCCCATTCTCTCCTAATTGGTTGTGCCATGATGGGGATGAAAGTTCGGGTCGCCACTCCCCCTGAATATAAACCCGATCCTGCCATTGTTAGTTCAGCCCAAGAATTAGCCGCCCCCGGAGCAGAAATCATCATCACCGAGGATCCCATTGCTGCGGTAGAAGGTTCTCACGTCCTTTATACCGATGTTTGGGCAAGTATGGGACAAGAAGACTTAGCCGCTTCCCGAATTCCTATTTTTCAACCCTATCAAATTAATCGCAGTTTATTAGAAAAAGCCGATTCTCAGGCGATTGTTTTACACTGTTTACCTGCCCACCGAGGGGAAGAAATTACGGAAGATGTGATCGAAAGTTCTCAATCTAAGGTCTGGG